The genomic region TGATAACTTGCTTTCTGGGGTCACCTGCCAAGATAACACCtgaacatcttccatgcatACATTTAGcttgacaacaacaaaccaaaccacTGATTGGGAGATTTAGATCTAAATAGGCATGCAATAAAAGTCTATTGAAGCAACAACATAATTTTGGCTTCAGATTACAGTACAATCTAATATAACCTTTATTAAAATAAACTCTAGAaacaataattttatttattattaagttAATGTCAACAAGCTGGACAAGATAAGAAGATGTGGCAACATAGGCCTATTAAAgccacagagggagagagagagagagcccaTTGGAAGGCAGGCTTACATAATTATGTAATAAGATATATGCTTGAGGAGTGAATCACTTGTGTCACATGCAAAAAGAGGGCTGTTAACCTGCAAGTGTAGGTGGGTTTAGTTGATTAAAATAGCTTTTCCagccaaaaaacaaatgtttatgaTGATTTCGGTACAACACAGGGAACAGGTGAATAACATTAGAGGTGTGGCTTAGTGAAAAAAAGAGAGTGACATAGAAAGCATGGCACAAGTCAGATTCAGCACTGCCACAACTCTGGGTGTGGTGGAGGGAATCGGATCGAGTTCGAAATCTTTTATTATACCGTTCAAACAAAAGTGATGCATTGCCATTGTGAACAGAATGCCTAAATTACGTAATTTAAGCTGGACCAATGAGAGCCCAGAGTTCCCAGGCAGTGCGTGCAGGTTCTTTATACAAATCAGCAGATCAGTAATGCTCTTTTTATGGCACATTGTCGGTAttgctcttgtcacactggctTGATTCATGTTCCTAAAGTTTGCACAGGTACACTTAGTTCCAGACTTTTTGATTGCGACACAGGTACTGTAACCATGCAAACAGCACCAGCCATCAACTGATAAAGAAACCGTGCAAACAGTGGAGCCTACTGCCAGCAGCTGTCTATGCAGACAACTGAAGGCAATTATAATTGAATCAAGGATGCAGATGTTCAACATATGCATGAATGTTCTAATAGCTTTGGCCAGGCATATTTTCTTTAAAGCTTATGTATATGGGGCTATAAAAGTATTTGACATGAGCTGCACTACAGTGAGACTTCTTAAGTGTCATTGTTGGCTGCTGGTTCAAATTAGAAGTCATGGGTGGCAACGTATATTATTCTAAGTGTTGACATGCCCTCTGTGTAGTCGATACTTCTGAGTGGAAAGGAAGCTGGCAGTGTGTTTATGTTGGGTGCAAGCCAACAAAAGTGTTTGCGCCTGTCTCTGTGATATTACTTTACCAAGTCTGCTGGATGCACAGTCTACATCATAAAAAAAAGCCACAGATTAAaccttaaaataaaaactgaactaTGGACCAATCACCTGTTACTTAATACTGCCTGTACCCCATCTGATCCACCTCAAATGTTGTTGGAAGAgattttctcttattttgatTGAGCCTTGTTATCTATTACCAATGTTCCCCAAGCAGTGACTGCTGCCTGTGCCTAGTTAAACGTGCCCAAATACACACAGGCGGGTTTGTTTGGCAATCTTTGTAATAACCAAACATGATACCTCCCAAACCCTTAGCCTAACCCAGGGATTCCCGAGAGGTGTGGCGAGGCCTACTGGTTTAACTTGGAGCAGGTCCAGGTATTCCTTGGGATCTTGTAAACATCCTGTGAAAGAAAACCCCTGATCCAATATTTGACCTATGACCCAGTCCTGCAGTTGTCGACTGGTGGGAGTTTTGAAGCAGCAGAGGCGGTTAATAAAGGTGGTAACATATCAATATAACCACCTTTGCAGATGGCTCCATTCAGTGTGGAGCAGCAGGCCTACTCTGACCTTACAGTGCAATCAAAAGAACCAAGGTTAGATATGATTCTTCCTTTTATCATTCCTGGGACAAATAACGTCAGTTATTCACTAACGTCGTTTTCAAAGGAGTGTACTTGTGACCAAATACCCCGGTTTACTCCAAATCTCCCCTGACAATAACATCAGCCCGGGAACTTCATGGCAGGTTTTCATGACTAAACAGCTCCTGTAGGGTGGCCCAAGTAGTATATATGTTTGTAGCTATGCAGACACTCACTATTTTAATTTGGCTATGTTTTAGACATTACTCTGCCAGCATGGAGTTAAAACTCGCAGCATTGTTTAACAAAATCACCAGCAACAAACTGTAGCTGTGGATAATCCACAGGACAGTTCCGTGGGAACAAAAAGTAGTTCCAGTTAACCCTCCACAacacttacatttttttctgcttttgaagGAAATTTGTAAATACTGCGAGGATTAGAACCAAAACGCTTTTCACTACTGTTAGATCCACTAGTCATACAAATTAGCGTATCCTTTAAAAGCAGTTATGTTGTGAGGATAGTCAACCTTTTACAGTGTGAAATATACTGCAGGTCATCTGTCAGAGCTCTCCCCTCAGTCCTTACAATGCCACCCACTGCCTGAAGACAGAGGACAGGATATCAACATGACCTGGTAACCTCTGAGACAAGTAAGCGTGGTGAAAATGTTTAACTTTCCCTGTGTGAGTGAGGAGAGAGCAAGTGAACACATCAAAGCCCCCTGCTGGAAACCGCCGAGACAGACGTGCGGCCGACGCACCTCGCTTAAGCAGCATTGCAGGAGGTGGCCGACATTGTCGGTGGACATTAACGCCACACTGTGCAGTAGTGACCTTGAATTAATTTACAGCACGATGCTGCTGAGCCAAGacctcattcacacacacacacacacacacacacacacacacacacacacacacacacacacacacacacaaaaacgcaAAACATCGGCAGCATTGTTTCCTTCAGAAAATGAGGACGCGTTAAACTACTTCCAGTGCCATATATGGGCAAAAACATCACCCAATACACACACAGCAGAGTTTACGGAATACACCAGTTCGTTATTCAAATAAAAGATCAACTGTGATAAGTCCTAAGTGTCTAATTTATTAGAAATGTTCAAAATGGAGACAATTAAATCACATCTTTTGTGTTTACAATGTGACAACATAAACACCACTTTTGTCTGCGTTTGCCTGGTCCTTTTGGCTCAGGCAGCAGCATTATGTTGGTCTTGTTTGCTTCTTTCAGCTTTGCTTCCCCAGTCTTATCCAGTCCATCATTCTTTTTCCAACACGAGCCATCTCCCTAGCAGCCGAGCCAGGGATCTTCTCTGTTTGTCCTGGAGATAAAGGCAATTTTTCTGGCCATCTCCGTGTGGTATATACGCCTGCAGTTCTCAAAGTTCTTCCGCTGTCGTTCTCGGCAGGGCTTCTCGTAGTATCGTTTGCGCTTCACTGTGTCAACAATGCCATCCTGAGTCAGAAGCCTGGAGTAAACAGAAAAAACGTGTGAATAGATTAGACTTAGTAAACAGAAAGAGCAGTAAAAGTGACACAAATGTAGTCCCAAGTGCATCGGTTCCTATTAGATGTCAGCCTCTGTTTATAAGTGCTTAATATGCTAAAaccattacatttttatttatcttttttttttttttttagactaaTCGGTAACTCACCCagacaaaatgtcaaaatgtcaaaatgtcaaaatgtaaGAAGTACAACAGAGAACATTACGTTTTCAGAGTCTGAGGGCATGCAAACACAGTCACCTTCTAATGAGACTGAAGTACGGATTCATGGGTAAACTGTAACCAGAACTGCACCTAACCACAGCACGAATCGTAACTGGCTCCTAGCCATAGGATAAACTGTAACTGGGACGTAATGCCAAGATAAACTGTAACTTGTTCCTGACCACAGGACAACATATACcctttaaatatgtatttaaaatagtCCAAATAACAGAGAGGACTAAAAATAAATTGATCTTGAAATGTTAGTCCTTCAAAAAATTGTACGTGCTCTGCTTTTGGAtccaaataaacatttaaaaatgaatcatCTTAATCCATAAAATCTATGCAAAaataatgtgcaaaagtcttgggccacccctcatttctttatatattttgctAGTAAAATGGAGAATAGTTGCAGTGATTTACTGACCATTTCTCAGCTAAAAGGGCAGAAGCATCTCTCAAgttctgtgtcaggtctttgctggattttttttttcaatttttgaaGGACGTGACAGATATTCAGATATTGTCCATTTGCTGTAGATAGGTTTATAGGCCTGCAACCTCTCCACTTTTTAAAGAGGACACTGCACACCATGTTGAGATATGCCAATTTTCTGGCTAATTGTGCTTTGTGACTCACCTTATTggagaaaaaagacatttttgtgtgttttctttgccATTTTCCATAAAAGATAAAAGTTACTTTTCAGTTGCCCACTTGTCAAATTTTAGATTATTAACATGAAACTGaagataaataatttaaatatctATCTACCTGTATATTAGGTACCACCTGTCTCaacattaaaatgaagaaaaagaaatcattagtttaataaaaaaaataaaataaaaaataaacattatacAGAATTGATCAAGGTGCATAGTGACTACTTTGGGTTTACTTAAAGTACTTTGattatttttgtacttttactccTAGAACTTTACATGTAGTGTTTTAATTTGGAAAAGCGCATTTTACAGAGAAGTATTGCTACTTTTAAGTTACTTTCAGATCTAAAACCTTCTTCTACTACCATGCAGTACAGTCTTTTAGCAGTTCACTATACAGACTCTTGTGCACTGTAATACCATCTGTATAGGGGCAAAGGACTCTGCACACAGGCTGGAAGATCATGGCTAATGTCTTTTAAAATCAGTCCTTaacactgtatttattctttatatGATTTTCTCAGGGGTCACACAGCTAATTCATGGTCCCGTCCAACTCCCCACCCCCCACCGAGAAAAAAACCTAGAATTCTCCCTGCTTTTACTTTGGAATCCAAATTCAACAACTAAACAACAGAGCTAAATAAAATTGTCGAAATGTGTGAAATTACTGTTTTTTCTAGCACAATTTTAAGTCgatttttttaagttatgcTCTTTAAAAACCGCGAATGATGCTAGTATGCTTAAAATAAGCAGACTTTAATCAATTTCAACTTTAAACGCGTAGTGAATTCCGCTTCTTGATTACATGTATatcttaaaaattaaaaaacaaaaaagcctcaGAAAAAGCGTATTATGTAAACTGTGTTTGTGCCCACTGCGCAGGCGCAGCTCTGTGACATTGAGAAACAAGCTAGCCTGGGCCGTTAGCGCGTCTCTGGTCGGATAACAAACACATCTGACAAACAACATTAAATTCAAAAACCTCGCAGTGACCTGTTTAAAGTCTTGTACGCGGCATCCACATCCCCGTTTTGGACCATCACCGTCCGGGAAATGAAGCGAAGGTGTCTCGCCATGATGAGACCGGTGCTTGCTCAACTCTCATTCGGCTGTAAACGCCTAACGACAAAAGGTTCCGGACACAAGAAGCGCCGCATAGACGCAAACACTAGGCGGCGTTTGACTCAACCGTTTTAGTAAATGGCATCTGTCCCGTGGTAAAGGCTTTTCTgccttgtttttttccccctcccagATATTTTatactaaaattacattttcagttATGTTCAAGACTCtactttactttaaaaagaCACGTATGCTTCATAATCCCTTTTGtcattttgaaatatttctTAAAGGTGAAAACTTGaagtgaaaatgtatttatggTCATCTGCCTCTGTCTATCTTCACATCCTCCTTCACTATATCCCCGAATCTCCTTTGTGGGCTTCCTCTTTCCcccctgcctggcagctccatcttcagcaACCTTTGCAAACATATCTGCTATCCCTCCTGTGCacgtccaaaccatctcagccttacctctctaactttgtctccaaatcaCTTGACCTGAGCTGTGCTTCTGATGCACTTATTCTTGTGTATCCTGGTCTGTCTCAATAAAAACTTCAACAtctccagctctgcctcctACAGGTGAAAACAACAGCCCTTTAGTTTTATCTACGGTATTTAATCTTTTATCCAATGAACCTCTGATTCCATGCTGTAGTtaatatttgttattttgttattttgatgAGTAATGATGCAGGAAAATGCTCTGTTCTACTTATGTTGGCCCTCACGTCAGCTTTTGAGACTGTTGACCACCACATCCTCCTTGAAAGGCTAAAACACTGGGTGTATCTGGAACTGCCTTAGAGTGGTTCTCCTCATATCTACATCACCGATCCTTTTCTGTGGTGGTCTCCGATTTTAGGTCCTTTTTTATACTGTCTGTTTATACCTTTTTATGACTTGTTATCTTATGTGCTGCACTTTGTGACTCtgtctagaaaggtgctatataaaaatatattattattattattattattgacagAGTATATATGCATTGATGGATGCTGATTAGGTATAGAAACCATGCACACAGTCATGTGTGCAGGGGTTCACAGCCCTGGACAGCCCAGGGGTTCACAGCCTCCACCCAGGAACTACGcagccagacacacacacacacacacacacacacacacacacacacacacacacacacacacacacacacacacaaataaaataatctgaattaatcagagagagaaaatcaaacaaacaaacatgtctcTTTTGAGCAGGGAACCAAACTGCTGCCATTAGAGGCTGAATAAAGGGAGATAGCTTTCAGGGGAATCACAGCTTCATGGAGTTACATCTGTTGTCATAGCAGCAGTGAGAGCAGTGTCTGGTGTTATTCTTTCATCAGGGCCATTCTACTCTTTTTCTCCTCATCCCCTGTGCGCTGCTGTTGTCCTCTGTCCGAGGTCAGCTAGCGGCGAATGCTGCTGTGTATAAGGTGGGTCTAATTAATCTGCCTTTTCTCCGCATAACATTGCAGATGAGGTcaagtttcatgtttctgtaacTCTATGGGCTACTGTATCTGCATGGTGCCACGGGGAGGAATGCTTAGACAGCCTGCACAGATAACATCATGACTCCTTTTGTTGGGTGAATGCAGTGCATCGTGTTTCCAGAGGCATCCTGTCTCATCCAGCGCTGCTGAAACCTTCTTGGCActgagtctctctctctctctctctctctctctctctctctctctctctctctctctctctctctctctctctctcgctctgtgtgtgtgtgtgtgtgtgtgtgagagagagagagagagaaacataaaaTGGAAGTTTGCATCTTCAAACTCTGCCAGTAAGTTTCATCCACATTCGAGTGTTATGATCACACACATCCCACAGATGATACTTGAGTGAATATTCCAATTGTTGATGTATTTATCAGTTTCTGCTGATTTCTGCTGATTGCTGTCATTGCATTGCCCAACCTGCAATCACATTAATTTagcctgtttttaaattattatta from Pelmatolapia mariae isolate MD_Pm_ZW linkage group LG22, Pm_UMD_F_2, whole genome shotgun sequence harbors:
- the mrps21 gene encoding 28S ribosomal protein S21, mitochondrial; this translates as MARHLRFISRTVMVQNGDVDAAYKTLNRLLTQDGIVDTVKRKRYYEKPCRERQRKNFENCRRIYHTEMARKIAFISRTNREDPWLGC